The Dyadobacter sp. 676 DNA window AGCACCGGGCCGTTGCGCCAGTAGGAGCTTACATAGGCTGCATTCCACATGTCTTCGATGTTGTCGACGTCCCGGCCCGCGCAAAACTCGTTGAGATAGGTATTGATCGCCACCAGCACCACTTCGGCCCGCTGCGTAAAGGTGGCACAGCCCAGGCCGTAAAGTCCTGGTTCGGAGGTTTCTACCTTCACGACAATGAGGTTGGAACCTTGCGGGGCCGTCGCAATTGCGCGAACGCTTTTGATCGTCACGGGTTTCATGGCCCTGGCATAATGCGGTGTTTCGCGATCTGCCCGGGCATCGGAGATGCCCCCGAACAGGCCCAGGATTCCGGCCGAACCGCTCAGTCCAAGGGCTTTCATCGTCTCCCGACGACTCATTCCGTTCTCTTTCATGGATATCAGGTTATAGGTTAAAGAATCGTTGTCGTCATTTTTTGTCCCACCACACCCTGGTATTCAGATCATTGGGTCCCTGGCGCGCATTGGCTTCGTTCACATTCTGGAGGTTCACGACGATCTCGCTATCCGGATACGGCATCCGGCGAATGAAGTCCTCCTTGATTTCGGAACCGGGGTACGGGTTCTTTTTCAATGCAGGGAAGCCGCTACGCCGGAAATTTGCCCACGACTCGTTGCCGTCCAGGAAAGTAGCTACCCAGTATTGCGTATTGATCTGCTCCAACGCTTTTGCATCGTCCAGCGGATGCGCTTTCAGATAGGCCTGAATGGCATCTTCCCGGATCGCCGCGCCGGGGTCGTAAAGTGCCATTTGTTCGAGATTGGCCCGGATGCCGGCTGCAAAATAGTCGGCCGCCTTACCCGATACCCAGCCACGTGTAGCGGCTTCCGCCAGCAAAAGCTGCACCTGAGCATACGTGATGTGGAACTCGGGCGCGTCGAGTTTCAAGACTGTTTTGAGATTAATCTGGCTGAAATCCCACAGACTTACCACGCCATTTTCGGCCAGGACGCTGTTGATCGTTACGTCGTTATAGCCCATCGGCATGCCGATCTGCACTTTCGGATCGGACGAGGCGCGTTCGGAAACCTGCTCGGGGCCGCCTTTCGCGCCCACGTACCGGACGGCGAACACTGGTAAGCGAGGGTCGTTGTTCTCTTTGAGGTAATTCACAAATGGCGCTGCCAGGTAAAAATTGGTCTTCTCGCGGGCCGCCAGGTGATTGGCGATATAATTGTTGTAGATCGCGGTATGCCGGATAATCGAGTTGTCGGCATTGCTTTCGAAAACGCCGCCAGCTACGGCTTTCGCAACATAGCTTTTGGCCAGCGCCGGATCTACTTTCGAAAGCCGCATCCCGGCCCGTAGCATCAGCGAGTAGCCGAGTTTCTTCCAGCGGGCCACGTCGCCGCCGTACAGGATGTCGGTGGTAACCGCTTCCTGCTTGGTGTTCAGAGCGCCTGAGGCCTCTTCGAGTTCTTTGAGAATATCCTTGTAAATGGCTTCCTGCGGATCGTATTTAGGCCGGATAATCTCGTTGATATAGCCCTGCCCCGCTTCGAAATAGGGGATATCTCCATAGGTGTCGGTCAATATCATGAACGCATATGCTTTCCAGATCCTCGCTGCGTGGTAAATGTTGGATTGCAGCGGGTCGTTTTTGGTCTGGTCGGTTACCGCCACGAGCTGCTTGATCACATTCCGGTAAAAATTGACCCACACCAGCGGCGTGTTGGAATTGTTGATCTGGTTGTAATTACCACCGGAAAGCGAGCTGCCGTAAGGGGTGATTACCTGTTGAACAATACCAAAATTGTAGCAAAGCATCCCGAGCGTGGAAACACCGTCGAGGTAGGTGGTGGCGATAATGGCTTTGTTCAGGATCAGCGATGGCGCCAGGGAGGTCGGGTCAACCTTGTTGGTATTGATCTCGTCGAATCCCTCGTCGCACGACGTCATCAGCGACAGCGACACGAGGACCGCGAGCATGTATTTCGATGTAGCTTTCATGGTTGCCGGGATTAGAATTTGACATTGAGATTGAAACCGATGCTGCGGGTGGGCGGCAGGCCGGGCCAGAAATCGAGACCCGTGGCATTGTCCGACGAGTTGAGCACCTCCTCCGGATCCATATTCTCGGTCCATTTCTTGATTACGAGCACATTGTTCGCAACGGCACTCAGCCTGAGCCCTTTTACAAACGACTTCTCGGGCAGCAATTTGCTCAGGTCATAGCCCAGTGTAAGTTGCCGAAGTTTCCAGAAACCCGCATTCGAGACGAAATCTTCATTGATACCCAGCGGGTTAATGGATTCATAAAAGGGCTGAACAGCCGCCTTTGTCTGATTCACCTCGCCGTCGGGGTTCACGCCGTTGCCGATCACATACCCCTCGGCCCGGCCCGGTAGCGTGCGTTTCGACAGGCCGTGACGCATGTAGTTGATGTTCCGGCCGGCGATCATCTTGTGCCCCAGCTTGAAATCCACCAGCGCCGAAAGCATAATGCCTTTGTAATTGAACGTGTTGGTTATACCGCCAAAATACTTCGGCAACGCATTGCCGACGTTCACCAGCGTATTGTTTCTCAAAGGCATTCCACTGTTTTTATCAAACACCTGACGGCCTTGCGCGTCGCGCAGGTACGTGAATGTGTAAAGCTGACCGAGCGGTTTTCCGACCACCATATTCAGTGTCCGGCCACCGCCGCCGCCGACGGTGATGACCGTATCTTT harbors:
- a CDS encoding SusD/RagB family nutrient-binding outer membrane lipoprotein; the protein is MKATSKYMLAVLVSLSLMTSCDEGFDEINTNKVDPTSLAPSLILNKAIIATTYLDGVSTLGMLCYNFGIVQQVITPYGSSLSGGNYNQINNSNTPLVWVNFYRNVIKQLVAVTDQTKNDPLQSNIYHAARIWKAYAFMILTDTYGDIPYFEAGQGYINEIIRPKYDPQEAIYKDILKELEEASGALNTKQEAVTTDILYGGDVARWKKLGYSLMLRAGMRLSKVDPALAKSYVAKAVAGGVFESNADNSIIRHTAIYNNYIANHLAAREKTNFYLAAPFVNYLKENNDPRLPVFAVRYVGAKGGPEQVSERASSDPKVQIGMPMGYNDVTINSVLAENGVVSLWDFSQINLKTVLKLDAPEFHITYAQVQLLLAEAATRGWVSGKAADYFAAGIRANLEQMALYDPGAAIREDAIQAYLKAHPLDDAKALEQINTQYWVATFLDGNESWANFRRSGFPALKKNPYPGSEIKEDFIRRMPYPDSEIVVNLQNVNEANARQGPNDLNTRVWWDKK